The genomic DNA AATGAAATTTTATCGGATGGTAAAAAATTTTCTAGTATTAACAAACTTAATACTGAACTAATATCTAAAAGAGCAGAAGAATTAAAAGAAAAATATCCTGAATTAAGTGTATTATTTAATAATTATGTTCAAGAACATGAAGATGGAGTTTATGATTTAGAAAACAGCATTATAGCTTTAACATGGCTACTTAAGAAAAACAAATAAACTAAAAAAAATGATAATTAAAAAAATGAAAAAATCTTAAAATCAAAAGTTCAAATTTCCTCAAAGTTCTTAAATATCTTTTTTATTTTTTTATCTTATTCCAAATATTCAGAATTAAAAATAATATATAGCTTCTATATAAATTCAATATTGAGATTCTTCATTTAATAATTATTTTACATACTTATATTTACATAAAGGTTCAAAGACATTGAAAAACAATTGACAAAAGAAAAGCTATAAATAACCAATTCAACATGAAAAATAAAGGAAAAATAGAAATATTGCTTGTTTTAATATATCTTTATATTGAAAATTCTTATTGTCTTAGTATTGTAGTATAGCTAACTATGAAGAATTATAATAAAGAATTAATAATATACTCGTATATAAAAATTAGGTTAATATGCTTTTATTTGAAGTAAATATTATTCATAAAAAAAGTAATATTTTAAATACTCAATTTAAAAATAGGGTAAATGAAAAAAATAAAAAAGATGAATAATAAAAATGTATTATTATTCTACTAATTCTGCGAATCCAAGGTTTCGTTTAGTTGCAGTAACTTTTATTTTAACTTCTTGATCTTTTTTAGTATTAGGTACAAAAAGAATATAACCATCTACTTTAGCTATTCCATCCCCAGATCGACCTATGTCCTCTATTTTAACATCATATGTTTCCCCTACATTTACAGGGGCATTACTATAACTATTATTATTGTTTCCATAGTTACTGTTATTGTTTCTATAATTGTTATTATTGTTTCTATAATTATTATTTCTATTATTTCTGTTGTTTCTATCAAACATTATAAAATCACTTCCAT from Methanobrevibacter arboriphilus JCM 13429 = DSM 1125 includes the following:
- a CDS encoding TRAM domain-containing protein produces the protein MFDRNNRNNRNNNYRNNNNNYRNNNSNYGNNNNSYSNAPVNVGETYDVKIEDIGRSGDGIAKVDGYILFVPNTKKDQEVKIKVTATKRNLGFAELVE